One Rhododendron vialii isolate Sample 1 chromosome 2a, ASM3025357v1 genomic region harbors:
- the LOC131317432 gene encoding uncharacterized protein LOC131317432, producing MAENPKTQNRRQGARYGARRKAQRRTPFVCDPKIDPTVQKTHGDGGDALNHCSFNQQSSFSRLRLQLQSIETSSGPFGSTIDRDRFCRQWLQAATVVTVTSSSSSSSSPIDLMTSENTSKRDLGWKYCEKIDPHNSTKLKCIFCNEIKNGGVSRIKQHLAGGAKMNTAACRRCPLEVREEMSEFIRKRDEAKSQFKCIPDFDDAMNDDDYDLDDDDIVESDNPRSKKSSTHGSTTSASIHSKPKKPRNIGPLNTYYTPEPEVVVENRKAKGKQPKINENEPYKKILKDRAHQAIARRIYDCGIPLNVVNNDSFALMIEAIGQYGPGLPPPTYHQVRVPLLKKEVEHVNKLMEEHKKDQEQYGCTLMSDGWTDRKNRTLMNLLVNSSRGTMFLKSMDASGIVKDAEMIYELLDGWVEHIGEGNMVQVVTDSAAANVAAGRLLEAKRPHLFWSPCAVHCLDLMLEDIFKLPNLKTTWERAIMIHGYIYNQPSLLNMMRQFTQRKELFKPAKTRFATAFLTLQRVYEQKGNLRKMFTSEKWTNSKWAKEQGGKHVEKVMLMASFWRNVLLALKFASPLVKVLRLVDGEVKPPMGYIYEAMDRAKETIANSFNQNKEIYDEVFKIIDKKWESQLHRPLHAAGFYLNPEFFYKDPEVCKVPEVIGGLYKCITKLIPNNDTQDLVCADLMKYERAEGLFGNPMAIRQRNTRAPGITMITLI from the exons ATGGCAGAAAACCCAAAGACGCAGAATAGGCGCCAAGGCGCACGCTATGGCGCAAGGCGTAAGGCGCAGAGGCGCACGCCTTTTGTCTGTGATCCAAAAATTGATCCTACGGTGCAGAAAACACACGGCGATGGTGGCGATGCACTGAATCATTGTTCTTTTAA CCAGCAGAGCAGCTTCAGTCGATTGAGATTGCAGCTTCAGTCGATCGAGACATCTTCTGGTCCTTTTGGATCGACGATCGACCGAGATAGGTTCTGCCGACAATGGCTTCAGGCAGCGACGGTAGTCACGgtaacctcctcctcctcctcctcttcttctccgaTTGATCTG ATGACGTCTGAAAATACTAGTAAAAGGGACCTTGGTTGGAAGTATTGTGAAAAGATTGATCCACACAATTCTACCAAgttaaaatgtattttttgtaatgaaataaaaaatgggGGTGTGTCAAGAATCAAGCAACACCTTGCTGGAGGAGCTAAAATGAATACGGCGGCATGTCGCCGATGCCCACTTGAGGTTAGAGAGGAGATGAGTGAGTTCATACGTAAAAGGGATGAAGCAAAGAGTCAATTCAAGTGTATACCAGATTTTGATGATGCAATGAATGATGATGATTATGAccttgatgatgatgatattgTTGAATCCGATAATCCCCGTTCTAAGAAATCTTCTACTCACGGAAGCACAACCTCCGCTTCTATTCATTCTAAGCCTAAGAAACCAAGAAACATAGGGCCTCTCAACACTTACTACACTCCTGAaccagaggtggtggtggaaaatagAAAAGCCAAGGGCAAACAGCCAAAAATTAATGAGAATGAACCAtataagaaaatattgaaagacCGGGCTCATCAGGCTATTGCAAGGAGGATATATGATTGTGGGATACCTCTAAATGTTGTGAACAATGATAGTTTTGCGCTAATGATAGAGGCTATTGGGCAATACGGTCCGGGTTTGCCCCCACCAACTTATCATCAAGTGCGAGTCCCTCTTCTaaaaaaagaggtagaacaTGTTAACAAGTTGATGGAGGAGCACAAAAAAGACCAAGAACAATATGGGTGCACGCTAATGAGCGATGGGTGGACTGATAGGAAAAATAGAACATTGATGAATCTTTTGGTGAATTCTTCGAGGGGGACCATGTTTCTGAAATCTATGGATGCGTCTGGAATTGTAAAGGATGCAGAAAtgatatatgaattgcttgatgGGTGGGTGGAACATATTGGAGAAGGAAACATGGTTCAAGTTGTTACGGATAGTGCTGCGGCAAATGTGGCGGCAG GGAGGTTGTTGGAGGCAAAACGACCTCACTTGTTTTGGTCTCCATGTGCCGtccattgcttggacttgatgTTAGAAGACATTTTTAAGTTACCAAATTTGAAGACAACTTGGGAAAGGGCAATAATGATTCATGGTTATATTTATAATCAACCCTCTTTGTTGAATATGATGAGGCAATTTACCCAAAGGAAGGAGCTCTTTAAGCCGGCGAAAACTCGATTTGCAACTGCTTTTTTGACTTTACAAAGGGTTTATGAACAAAAGGGAAATTTAAGGAAGATGTTTACTTCAGAGAAGTGGACCAATAGCAAATGGGCAAAAGAGCAAGGAGGAAAACATGTAGAAAAAGTTATGTTGATGGCCTCATTTTGGAGGAATGTGCTCCTTGCCCTCAAGTTCGCATCCCCACTTGTTAAGGTACTTAGACTGGTTGATGGAGAAGTCAAGCCTCCAATGGGATACATTTATGAGGCTATGGATCGGGCTAAAGAAACTATTGCAAATTCCTTCAATCAAAATAAGGAGATCTATGATGAGGTCTTTAAGATAATCGACAAGAAGTGGGAATCCCAATTGCATCGGCCTTTGCATGCAGCTGGTTTTTACTTAAATcctgaatttttttacaaagatcCAGAGGTTTGCAAAGTTCCAGAAGTCATTGGAGGCCTATACAAATGTATCACAAAGTTGATTCCCAATAATGATACACAAGACCTTGTTTGTGCCGACTTGATGAAGTATGAGAGAGCTGAAGGACTCTTCGGTAACCCAATGGCAATAAGGCAAAGAAATACAAGGGCACCAGGTATCACCATGATAACCTTAATCTAG